A DNA window from Massilia putida contains the following coding sequences:
- a CDS encoding amino acid aminotransferase, giving the protein MNSPAPASIFSAIAMAPRDPILGITEAFNADTNPAKINLGVGVYYDDNGKVPLLNCVRKAEAMLMEQPTPRTYLPIEGLGAYDKAVQELVFGADSAVIQEKRAVTVQALGGTGALKIGADFLKRFSPDSQVYISDPSWENHRALFESAGFTVNTYAYYDPATKGVNFAGMLADLKAMPEGAIVLLHACCHNPTGAELNADQWGQVIQVVRDNNLIPFLDMAYQGFGDGIAEDGAVVRRFTETAGPLLISNSFSKSFSLYGERVGALSVVASTTEEAARLLSQLKRIVRTNYSNPPTHGGKVVATVLSTPELRQLWEDELAAMRVRIKQMRDELVKKLAEKAPGTDFSFVRQQVGMFSYSGLTKEQVEKLRGESIYAVDTGRICVAALNSKNIDTVVDAIAKVL; this is encoded by the coding sequence ATGAATTCCCCAGCTCCTGCCAGCATCTTCAGCGCCATCGCCATGGCCCCGCGCGATCCCATCCTCGGCATCACCGAAGCCTTCAATGCAGACACCAACCCCGCCAAGATCAATCTGGGCGTGGGCGTGTACTACGATGACAACGGGAAAGTGCCGCTGCTGAATTGCGTACGCAAAGCGGAAGCGATGTTGATGGAACAACCGACGCCGCGTACCTATCTGCCGATCGAGGGCCTGGGTGCGTACGACAAGGCTGTGCAAGAACTCGTATTTGGTGCCGACAGCGCGGTAATTCAAGAGAAACGTGCCGTCACGGTGCAAGCCCTGGGCGGTACCGGCGCGCTGAAAATCGGCGCCGACTTCCTGAAGCGCTTCTCGCCGGATTCGCAAGTCTACATCAGCGACCCGAGCTGGGAAAACCACCGCGCCCTGTTCGAAAGCGCCGGCTTCACCGTCAACACATATGCCTACTACGACCCGGCCACCAAGGGCGTCAATTTCGCAGGCATGCTGGCCGACCTGAAGGCGATGCCGGAAGGCGCCATCGTCCTGCTGCACGCCTGCTGCCACAACCCGACCGGCGCCGAGCTGAACGCCGACCAGTGGGGCCAGGTGATCCAGGTCGTGCGCGACAACAACCTGATCCCGTTCCTCGACATGGCCTACCAGGGCTTCGGTGACGGCATCGCCGAAGACGGCGCCGTCGTCCGCCGCTTCACCGAAACGGCCGGTCCGCTGCTGATCTCGAACTCGTTCTCGAAGTCGTTCTCGCTGTACGGCGAGCGCGTGGGCGCGCTGTCCGTCGTCGCGTCGACCACGGAAGAAGCCGCCCGCCTGCTGTCGCAGCTGAAGCGCATCGTCCGCACCAACTACTCGAACCCGCCGACGCACGGCGGCAAGGTCGTCGCGACCGTCCTGTCGACCCCGGAGCTGCGCCAGCTGTGGGAAGACGAACTGGCCGCGATGCGCGTCCGCATCAAGCAGATGCGCGACGAGCTGGTGAAAAAGCTGGCCGAAAAAGCCCCGGGCACGGATTTCTCGTTCGTGCGCCAGCAGGTCGGCATGTTCTCGTACTCGGGCCTGACCAAGGAGCAGGTCGAGAAGCTGCGCGGCGAATCGATCTACGCCGTGGACACCGGCCGCATCTGCGTGGCCGCGCTGAACTCGAAGAACATCGATACCGTCGTTGACGCCATCGCAAAAGTTCTCTAA
- the uvrB gene encoding excinuclease ABC subunit UvrB, producing the protein MADLSVANSPAPTVITFPNSPFKLHQPFPPAGDQPTAIEGLIEGIEDGLMYQTLLGVTGSGKTYTMANVIARAGRPAIVFAPNKTLAAQLYAEFREFFPQNAVEYFVSYYDYYQPEAYVPQRDLFIEKDSSINEHIEQMRLSCTKSLMERRDVVIVATVSAIYGIGNPNEYHKMILTLRTGDKVAQRDVIARLIQMQYTRNEMDFARGTFRVRGDTIDIFPAEHAELAIRVEMFDDEIESLQLFDPLTGKVRQKIPRFTVYPGSHYVTGRATVLKAVDSIKAELRDRLEEFRQQGKLLEEQRLEQRTRFDLEMLAEVGFTKGIENYSRHLSGSMPGEPPPTLIDYLPKDALMFMDESHVMIGQLNAMYNGDRSRKVNLVDYGFRLPSALDNRPLKFSEFESKMRQCIFVSATPADYEKEHADNVVEQVVRPTGLVDPQVIVKPARSQVDDLMGEITDRIKKDERVLVTTLTKRMAEQLTEYLSDHGIKVRYLHSDIDTVERVEILRDLRLGTFDVVVGINLLREGLDLPEVSLVAVLDADKEGFLRSERSLIQTIGRAARNLNGVAILYADQITDSMKRAIDETERRRAKQIAFNEANGITPKGVQKKIKEMIDGVYSAAAQKAMLNDNGLAEDAAKVEGMSEKQISKEIKRLEKLMVDHAKNLEFEKAAQVRDQLHVLKQQAFGAPGADNVVSILGK; encoded by the coding sequence ATGGCAGATTTATCGGTTGCAAATTCACCAGCACCCACCGTCATCACGTTCCCGAATTCCCCGTTCAAGCTGCACCAGCCCTTCCCGCCGGCCGGCGACCAGCCGACCGCGATCGAGGGCCTGATCGAGGGCATCGAGGACGGCTTGATGTACCAGACGCTGCTCGGCGTGACCGGTTCCGGCAAGACTTATACGATGGCCAACGTGATCGCCCGGGCCGGCCGGCCGGCCATCGTGTTCGCCCCGAACAAGACGCTTGCGGCCCAGCTGTATGCGGAATTCCGCGAATTCTTCCCGCAGAATGCCGTCGAGTATTTCGTTTCCTACTACGATTACTACCAGCCCGAAGCGTACGTGCCGCAGCGCGACCTGTTCATCGAAAAGGACTCGTCGATCAACGAGCACATCGAGCAGATGCGCCTGTCGTGCACGAAGTCGCTGATGGAACGGCGCGACGTCGTCATCGTCGCGACCGTGTCGGCCATCTACGGTATCGGTAATCCGAACGAATACCACAAGATGATTCTGACGTTGCGCACGGGCGACAAGGTCGCGCAGCGCGACGTCATCGCGCGCCTGATCCAGATGCAGTACACGCGCAACGAAATGGACTTCGCGCGCGGCACGTTCCGCGTGCGCGGCGACACCATCGACATCTTCCCGGCCGAACACGCCGAGCTCGCGATCCGCGTCGAGATGTTCGACGACGAAATCGAATCCCTGCAATTGTTCGACCCGCTGACCGGCAAAGTGCGCCAGAAGATCCCGCGCTTCACCGTGTACCCGGGCTCGCACTACGTCACCGGCCGCGCCACCGTCCTGAAGGCCGTCGACTCCATCAAGGCCGAGCTGCGCGACCGCCTCGAGGAATTCCGCCAGCAGGGCAAGCTGCTGGAAGAACAGCGCCTCGAGCAGCGCACCCGTTTCGACCTCGAGATGCTGGCCGAAGTCGGCTTCACGAAGGGCATCGAGAACTATTCGCGCCACCTGTCCGGTTCGATGCCGGGCGAACCGCCGCCCACGCTGATCGACTATCTGCCCAAGGACGCGCTGATGTTCATGGACGAGTCGCACGTGATGATCGGCCAGCTGAACGCCATGTACAACGGCGACCGTTCGCGCAAGGTGAACCTCGTCGACTACGGCTTCCGCCTGCCGTCCGCGCTCGACAACCGGCCGCTGAAATTCTCGGAATTCGAGAGCAAGATGCGCCAGTGCATCTTCGTGTCCGCGACGCCGGCCGATTACGAAAAGGAACATGCCGACAACGTCGTCGAGCAGGTGGTGCGTCCGACGGGCCTCGTCGACCCGCAGGTCATCGTGAAACCCGCGCGTTCGCAGGTGGACGACCTGATGGGCGAGATCACCGACCGCATCAAGAAGGACGAGCGCGTGCTCGTCACCACGCTGACCAAGCGCATGGCCGAGCAGCTGACGGAATACCTGTCGGACCACGGCATCAAGGTGCGCTACTTGCACAGCGACATCGATACGGTGGAGCGCGTGGAAATCCTGCGCGACCTGCGCCTGGGCACGTTCGACGTCGTCGTCGGCATCAACCTGCTGCGCGAGGGCCTCGACCTGCCGGAAGTGTCGCTGGTGGCCGTGCTCGACGCCGACAAGGAAGGCTTCCTGCGTTCGGAACGCTCGCTGATCCAGACCATCGGCCGCGCGGCGCGCAACCTGAACGGCGTCGCGATTTTGTACGCGGACCAGATCACCGATTCGATGAAGCGCGCGATCGACGAAACGGAACGCCGCCGCGCCAAGCAGATCGCGTTCAACGAGGCGAACGGCATCACCCCGAAGGGCGTGCAGAAGAAGATCAAGGAAATGATCGACGGCGTGTACAGCGCGGCCGCGCAGAAGGCCATGCTGAACGACAACGGCTTGGCGGAGGACGCGGCCAAGGTCGAGGGCATGAGCGAGAAGCAGATTTCGAAAGAGATCAAGCGCCTCGAAAAGCTCATGGTCGACCACGCCAAGAACCTCGAGTTCGAAAAGGCGGCCCAGGTGCGCGATCAGTTGCACGTCCTTAAGCAGCAGGCGTTTGGGGCGCCGGGGGCGGATAACGTGGTGTCGATTCTGGGCAAGTAA
- a CDS encoding C39 family peptidase, translating into MRSLLEIRHEALITQRWDNSCGAATLATVLRYYKGVPTDEETVARGMLRQTDPLRVRVRGGFSLLDMQRYLARIGFRGDGYAHMTVADLAQRAPMIVPLTLHGYPHFVVVRGVTATVVNIGDPSFGNYEMEQSAFSAKWKGVGFDIK; encoded by the coding sequence GTGCGCTCGTTGCTCGAGATCCGACACGAGGCGCTCATCACGCAACGCTGGGACAACAGTTGCGGCGCGGCCACCTTGGCGACAGTACTGCGTTACTACAAGGGTGTACCGACCGATGAGGAAACCGTAGCGCGCGGGATGCTGCGCCAGACAGATCCATTGCGCGTACGCGTGCGTGGAGGCTTTTCCTTGCTGGACATGCAGCGTTACCTTGCACGGATCGGCTTCCGCGGAGACGGCTATGCGCACATGACGGTGGCTGACCTTGCCCAGCGCGCGCCAATGATCGTGCCCCTCACCCTTCACGGCTATCCTCACTTCGTCGTCGTCCGCGGGGTGACCGCGACAGTCGTCAATATCGGCGACCCCAGTTTCGGGAATTACGAGATGGAACAATCTGCCTTCAGCGCAAAGTGGAAAGGCGTGGGATTCGACATCAAATAA
- a CDS encoding LysR family transcriptional regulator, giving the protein MKLSQLDGLLAFATVAERGSFTTAAAVLEVTPSAVSQTVRQLEERLGVRLLHRSTRSVSLTEAGEQFLARVAPAVAELTQAAAELDAFRSGPGGTLRLNMANIVYAVWLRPLLPGFLARYPGIKVELGFDEGFVDIVASGFDAGVRLGESVQLDMVAVPLTRQERLCMVASPDYAARRGLPRTIEELQQHDCIRYRFRKNNAIYRWELLRDGRLVDVEVDGPLIVTNSASMADAARDGIGIGHVFLRQVEADLAAGRLVPVLPDCWSTQSGFHLYYPTRRHLPAKLRAFIDYCGERLGGAAVDEQ; this is encoded by the coding sequence ATGAAACTGAGCCAACTGGATGGGCTGCTGGCATTCGCGACTGTGGCCGAGCGCGGCAGCTTTACGACCGCCGCGGCGGTGCTGGAAGTGACGCCGTCGGCCGTCAGCCAGACAGTCCGGCAACTCGAGGAGCGGCTGGGCGTGCGCCTGCTGCACCGGAGCACCCGCAGCGTGAGCCTGACGGAAGCCGGGGAGCAATTTCTTGCGCGCGTGGCGCCGGCCGTGGCGGAGCTCACCCAGGCGGCGGCCGAGCTGGACGCGTTCCGCAGCGGACCCGGCGGCACATTGCGGCTGAACATGGCGAACATCGTGTATGCCGTCTGGCTGCGCCCCTTGCTGCCCGGCTTTCTCGCCAGGTATCCCGGCATCAAGGTCGAACTCGGCTTCGACGAAGGCTTCGTGGACATCGTCGCCAGCGGCTTCGATGCCGGCGTGCGCCTCGGCGAATCCGTCCAGCTCGACATGGTGGCCGTGCCGCTCACGCGTCAGGAACGGCTGTGCATGGTGGCGTCGCCGGACTATGCGGCGCGGCGCGGCCTGCCGCGCACCATCGAGGAATTGCAGCAGCACGATTGCATCCGCTACCGGTTTCGCAAGAACAATGCGATCTACCGCTGGGAACTCCTGCGCGACGGCCGCCTCGTCGATGTGGAGGTCGACGGGCCGCTGATCGTGACGAACAGCGCGTCGATGGCGGACGCCGCGCGCGACGGCATCGGCATCGGCCACGTCTTTCTGCGGCAGGTCGAAGCGGACCTTGCGGCGGGGCGGCTGGTGCCGGTGCTGCCGGACTGCTGGTCGACACAGTCGGGCTTTCATCTCTACTATCCGACGCGGCGGCATTTGCCGGCGAAGCTGCGGGCGTTCATTGATTACTGCGGGGAACGGTTGGGGGGCGCGGCGGTGGATGAACAATGA
- a CDS encoding aldo/keto reductase — translation MQQPVYYTLGRTGLRVSRLSLGAMTFGTEWGWGSDKAAAERVFNLYRDHGGNFIDTADVYTNGTSETWLGEFIQSGKSRDALVLASKYTFNLAAANPNGGGNGRKNLMRAVEGSLKRLQTDYLDMFYVHAWDQLTPVEEVMRTLDDLVRAGKVRHIGLSDVPAWYAARAQTLAEWRGYEPVSALQMQYSLVERNIEHEYQRLATELGMGITVWSPLASGLLAGRYRRDGAAEGRLAAMQGNGNPAFQHLSERNFQIVDELERVADEVGRPMAQVALNWVANRPGVASVIVGASRPEQLTTNLGALEFELPLELVRRLDEASRPATPFPYYFFTNAMQGMMYGGARVGDKPAGYRAPVLVEGSGSGVG, via the coding sequence ATGCAACAACCCGTCTACTACACGCTCGGCCGCACGGGCCTGCGCGTCAGCCGCCTGTCGCTGGGCGCCATGACCTTCGGCACGGAATGGGGCTGGGGTTCCGACAAGGCGGCGGCCGAGCGCGTGTTCAACCTGTATCGCGACCACGGCGGCAACTTCATCGATACCGCCGACGTGTACACGAACGGCACCAGCGAGACCTGGTTGGGGGAATTCATCCAGTCCGGCAAATCGCGCGACGCACTCGTCCTCGCCAGCAAGTACACGTTCAACCTGGCCGCGGCGAACCCTAACGGCGGGGGCAATGGCCGCAAGAACCTGATGCGCGCCGTCGAAGGGTCGCTGAAGCGCCTGCAGACGGATTACCTGGACATGTTTTACGTGCACGCCTGGGATCAATTGACGCCCGTGGAAGAAGTGATGCGCACCCTGGACGATCTCGTGCGTGCCGGTAAGGTCCGTCACATCGGCTTGTCGGACGTGCCCGCCTGGTATGCGGCGCGCGCCCAGACGCTGGCCGAGTGGCGCGGTTATGAACCGGTGTCGGCGCTGCAGATGCAGTATTCGCTCGTCGAGCGCAACATCGAACACGAATACCAGCGCCTGGCCACCGAACTCGGCATGGGCATCACCGTCTGGAGCCCGCTGGCCAGTGGCTTGTTGGCCGGCCGCTATCGCCGCGACGGGGCCGCGGAAGGCCGTCTCGCGGCCATGCAGGGGAATGGCAATCCGGCGTTCCAGCATCTGTCGGAGCGCAATTTCCAGATCGTCGATGAACTGGAAAGAGTGGCGGACGAGGTTGGCCGGCCGATGGCGCAGGTTGCCCTCAACTGGGTGGCGAACCGCCCGGGCGTGGCCAGCGTGATCGTCGGCGCGTCGCGGCCGGAACAGCTGACGACGAACCTCGGCGCGCTCGAGTTCGAGCTCCCGCTCGAACTCGTCCGCCGCCTGGACGAGGCGAGCCGGCCCGCGACGCCGTTCCCCTACTATTTCTTCACGAATGCGATGCAGGGCATGATGTACGGCGGCGCCCGGGTCGGCGACAAGCCGGCGGGCTATCGCGCGCCGGTGCTCGTCGAAGGGTCGGGCAGCGGCGTCGGCTAA
- a CDS encoding PEP-CTERM sorting domain-containing protein — MKSIKHILFGLVLATCAVFDASATPTFSDSFFVAPDIGPTTTQTWNFGIAETGAHPGDTFLYDFLFNTPPEPAWFKFAVFPDVAGSLAFTDLGFFAGDFVTPIDALTLSLASELASGQGGITSGTYDLRLAGTFLADGAGFTGQAFSDVPEPVSLALIGAGLAGMVGARRRKALAAAEQA, encoded by the coding sequence ATGAAATCGATCAAACACATCCTGTTCGGCCTCGTTCTTGCAACCTGCGCCGTCTTCGACGCCTCCGCCACGCCGACGTTCAGCGACAGTTTCTTCGTCGCGCCCGATATCGGGCCGACCACGACGCAGACCTGGAATTTCGGCATCGCGGAGACGGGCGCCCATCCGGGCGACACGTTCCTCTACGACTTCCTGTTCAACACGCCGCCGGAACCCGCCTGGTTCAAATTCGCCGTGTTCCCGGACGTTGCCGGTTCGCTGGCCTTCACCGACCTCGGCTTCTTCGCCGGCGACTTCGTGACGCCGATCGACGCGCTGACCCTGTCGCTGGCCAGCGAACTGGCCAGCGGCCAGGGCGGCATCACGAGCGGCACGTATGACCTGCGGCTGGCCGGGACGTTCCTTGCCGACGGCGCCGGCTTCACGGGGCAGGCGTTCTCCGACGTCCCGGAGCCGGTGAGCCTGGCGCTGATCGGCGCGGGCCTGGCGGGCATGGTGGGCGCGCGCCGCCGCAAGGCGCTTGCTGCGGCCGAGCAGGCTTAG
- a CDS encoding S53 family peptidase, with amino-acid sequence MKTLTAITVAIGVLTTSLAYGATTSTQFHLEKDARIVDLGLAPQAEVRRITLSLAVKNLAAMEAHAAAVVDPTSPNYRAFLTPAQVGSLYGQDATSIAQVVNFLKANGLTVTKVYANNLMISATGTNAQLAAVFGRPIHAYQTLGSTYEAPAGATAIPANLAGIVKSVHGLNGRPLFRSNIMRQPASGVATGESKLVPSRIPTPNAAAASLPGEYTVLDFAAKYNVTPLYSAGVTGAGKTIGIATLAGYRQSDAYAYWSALGLSVAPNRITDVLVDGGPLGRDGPGSGGAGETTLDIEQSGGVAPGADIRVYLAPNSGNGFLDVFATAVDENIVDTLSVSWGAAEIFNGPDDLAAYHAVFVQAALQGIPVIAASGDAGAFDINSIFPYPTCTTLLTADHPASDTAVLAAGGTTLPHTQVHKYGSITIPTERAWAWDYLRGYITTYYGQTRYYTDYFPVGGGGGVSVDFARPSYQNNLAGASASAAAQSLYCKASFLGDPGTGYEGLIDLPPAVPGRNLPDVSLNADPYSGYLVYFEGQWGAGNGGTSFVAPQLNGIFTLIAAGRNSRLGALHQQLYGAFKTYGYGAKSPFRAITAGTNLYYKSTNTFNPATGLGSLDVTNLARALGVNL; translated from the coding sequence TTGAAAACGCTCACCGCAATCACCGTTGCCATCGGGGTGTTGACCACTTCACTGGCGTACGGCGCCACGACCTCCACCCAGTTTCACCTCGAGAAGGACGCGCGCATCGTCGATCTCGGCCTCGCGCCCCAGGCTGAAGTCCGCCGGATCACGTTGTCGCTGGCCGTCAAGAACCTCGCGGCCATGGAAGCCCATGCCGCGGCGGTCGTCGACCCGACGAGCCCGAACTACCGCGCCTTCCTGACGCCGGCCCAGGTCGGCAGCCTGTACGGCCAGGACGCGACATCCATCGCCCAGGTGGTCAATTTTCTCAAGGCGAACGGCTTGACGGTCACGAAAGTCTATGCGAACAACCTGATGATTTCCGCGACGGGCACGAACGCCCAGCTCGCGGCCGTGTTCGGCAGACCGATCCACGCATACCAGACGCTGGGCAGCACCTACGAGGCGCCGGCCGGCGCCACCGCGATCCCGGCCAACCTGGCCGGCATCGTCAAGTCCGTGCACGGCTTGAACGGCCGCCCGCTGTTCCGCAGCAATATTATGCGGCAGCCGGCGTCGGGCGTGGCCACCGGTGAATCGAAGCTGGTGCCCAGCCGCATCCCGACCCCGAACGCCGCGGCCGCATCGCTGCCGGGCGAGTACACGGTGCTGGACTTCGCCGCCAAGTACAACGTCACGCCGCTGTACTCGGCCGGCGTGACGGGCGCCGGCAAGACCATCGGCATCGCCACGCTGGCCGGCTATCGCCAGTCCGATGCGTACGCCTACTGGAGTGCGCTGGGCCTGAGCGTGGCGCCGAACCGCATCACCGACGTGCTGGTCGACGGCGGGCCGCTGGGGCGCGACGGTCCGGGCAGCGGCGGCGCCGGCGAAACCACGCTCGATATCGAGCAGTCGGGCGGCGTGGCGCCCGGCGCCGACATCCGCGTCTACCTGGCGCCGAACTCCGGCAATGGCTTCCTGGACGTGTTCGCCACCGCCGTCGACGAGAACATCGTCGACACGCTGTCCGTGAGCTGGGGCGCCGCCGAGATCTTCAACGGCCCCGACGACCTCGCCGCGTACCACGCCGTCTTCGTCCAGGCCGCGCTGCAGGGCATTCCCGTGATCGCGGCGTCGGGCGACGCCGGCGCCTTCGACATCAACAGCATCTTCCCGTATCCCACCTGCACGACCCTGCTGACGGCGGACCACCCGGCGTCCGACACGGCCGTCCTGGCGGCCGGCGGCACGACCCTGCCGCACACGCAGGTCCACAAATACGGCAGCATCACGATCCCGACCGAGCGCGCCTGGGCCTGGGACTATCTGCGCGGCTACATCACGACGTATTACGGCCAGACGCGGTACTACACCGATTATTTCCCGGTGGGCGGCGGCGGCGGCGTCAGCGTGGACTTCGCCCGGCCGTCGTACCAGAACAACCTCGCCGGCGCATCGGCGAGCGCCGCCGCGCAGAGCCTGTACTGCAAGGCCTCCTTCCTGGGCGATCCGGGCACGGGCTACGAAGGCCTGATCGACCTGCCGCCGGCCGTCCCGGGACGCAATCTGCCGGACGTGTCGCTGAACGCCGACCCGTACAGCGGCTACCTCGTGTACTTCGAAGGGCAGTGGGGCGCGGGCAACGGCGGGACGAGTTTCGTGGCGCCGCAGTTGAACGGCATCTTCACCCTGATCGCGGCCGGCAGGAACAGCCGTCTGGGCGCATTGCATCAGCAACTGTACGGCGCGTTCAAGACCTACGGCTACGGCGCCAAATCGCCGTTCCGCGCGATCACGGCCGGGACGAACCTCTACTACAAGAGCACGAACACGTTCAATCCGGCGACCGGCCTCGGCTCGCTCGACGTGACGAACCTCGCCCGCGCCCTCGGCGTGAACCTGTGA
- a CDS encoding ATP-binding protein: MNQSLSRPTTISYFLVIVLLLATPALLVWQHFGMIRTIEISPSQPHGAMVADDRRELHGNSVATLERTRDAITMHCELRSVAPYPFCKMQFLLGQPGKGIDLSGFDSIDFDLRYTGRPPHLIKLHLMNFEPEFSTPGDWNSQRFNEAEIELPQQAAFTIPMNVLRTADWWRSTHKIPLSKSYARLDRVTAVEISTGAVPPGQTITIEVRSIRFSGKWMSKTALLMGLVSAWIGCGILGLSLGLRHFRASLSATTSRLEQLAAVDRERKTAEAAREAALAEAIGLARQRSNFLAQMSHELRTPLNAIIGYAQLLKRDRHQLTEQQAVGLATIHESGQHLLTLINDILDLARVEAGKMVLYPAAVHLGGFLQVVVDIMRVKAEEKGLSFHYALAPDLPAAVTIDETRLRQVLLNLLGNAVKFTDRGTVSLRVLRGAGGADGEAVTLRFEVADTGIGMSARQLGRIFHPFEQVADMPRREGGTGLGLAISQQLVRLMGGSIAVASEPGAGSTFCFELAVPVAAGSPASLSSAPAIVGYAGEPKRVLIVDDVPQNRAMLVDVLQAVGFVVAAAEDGLECLVLLDSFKPDLIVMDVMMPVIDGNETTRRIRRMPAWGKVPIIAVTAGASIDDEARCRAAGADAFLPKPVDHDVLLRTVGTLLALDWITRQPVPGPARSGDDAALVAPPAEEIEVLWQLARIGNMRMIRERASYLQALDPAYGPFADRLDALAQGYHSKELTAFVARCRTENAAPPV; the protein is encoded by the coding sequence ATGAACCAGTCGCTTTCCCGCCCGACGACGATCAGTTACTTCCTGGTGATCGTCCTGCTGCTGGCGACGCCGGCCTTGCTGGTGTGGCAGCACTTCGGGATGATCCGGACGATCGAGATCTCGCCCAGCCAGCCGCACGGCGCCATGGTCGCCGACGACCGGCGCGAACTGCACGGCAATTCGGTCGCCACGCTGGAGCGCACCCGCGATGCCATCACCATGCATTGTGAGCTGCGCTCGGTCGCGCCTTACCCCTTCTGCAAGATGCAGTTCCTGCTGGGCCAACCCGGCAAGGGGATCGACTTGTCCGGGTTCGACAGTATCGATTTCGACCTGCGCTACACGGGGCGGCCGCCGCACCTCATCAAGCTGCACCTGATGAATTTCGAACCGGAGTTTTCCACGCCCGGCGACTGGAACTCGCAGCGCTTCAACGAGGCCGAGATCGAATTGCCGCAGCAAGCCGCCTTCACGATTCCGATGAACGTGCTGCGCACCGCGGACTGGTGGCGCAGTACGCACAAGATTCCGCTGTCCAAGAGCTATGCCCGGCTCGACCGCGTGACGGCCGTGGAGATCTCGACGGGCGCCGTGCCGCCGGGGCAAACGATCACCATCGAGGTGCGGTCCATCCGGTTCAGCGGCAAATGGATGTCGAAGACGGCGCTCCTGATGGGCCTCGTGTCGGCGTGGATCGGGTGCGGCATCCTCGGCCTGTCGCTGGGCCTGCGGCACTTTCGCGCCAGCCTGTCGGCCACCACGTCTCGCCTGGAACAGCTGGCCGCCGTCGACCGCGAACGCAAGACGGCCGAGGCCGCGCGCGAGGCGGCGCTGGCCGAGGCCATCGGCCTCGCGCGCCAGCGCAGCAATTTTCTCGCCCAGATGAGCCATGAATTGCGCACCCCGCTCAACGCCATCATCGGCTATGCCCAGCTGCTGAAGCGCGACCGGCACCAGCTGACCGAACAGCAGGCCGTCGGCCTGGCCACCATCCACGAAAGCGGCCAGCATCTGCTCACGCTCATCAACGACATCCTGGACCTGGCCCGTGTCGAGGCCGGCAAAATGGTGCTGTATCCTGCCGCCGTCCATCTCGGCGGTTTCCTGCAGGTGGTCGTCGACATCATGCGTGTCAAGGCCGAAGAAAAAGGCCTGTCGTTCCATTACGCGCTCGCGCCCGACCTGCCGGCCGCGGTGACGATCGACGAAACGCGCCTGCGCCAGGTGCTGCTCAACCTGCTGGGCAATGCGGTGAAATTCACCGACCGGGGCACGGTTTCGTTGCGGGTACTGCGGGGGGCGGGCGGCGCGGATGGCGAGGCCGTCACGCTGCGCTTCGAAGTGGCCGACACCGGTATCGGCATGAGCGCGCGACAGCTCGGCCGCATTTTCCACCCGTTCGAACAGGTCGCCGACATGCCGCGGCGCGAAGGCGGCACCGGCCTGGGCCTGGCCATCAGCCAGCAGCTGGTGCGCCTCATGGGCGGCAGCATCGCCGTCGCCAGCGAACCGGGCGCGGGCAGCACGTTCTGTTTCGAACTGGCCGTGCCGGTCGCCGCCGGCAGCCCGGCCAGCCTGTCGTCCGCGCCCGCCATCGTCGGTTATGCGGGCGAACCCAAGCGGGTGCTGATCGTCGACGACGTGCCGCAGAACCGCGCGATGCTGGTGGACGTGCTGCAGGCGGTCGGATTCGTCGTCGCCGCGGCGGAGGACGGCCTGGAGTGCCTGGTCCTGCTCGACAGCTTCAAGCCCGACCTGATCGTGATGGACGTCATGATGCCCGTGATCGACGGCAACGAGACGACACGGCGCATCCGGCGCATGCCGGCATGGGGCAAGGTCCCGATCATCGCGGTCACCGCCGGCGCCAGCATCGACGACGAAGCGCGCTGCCGCGCCGCCGGCGCCGACGCCTTCCTCCCCAAGCCGGTCGACCACGATGTCCTGCTCCGCACCGTCGGTACGCTGTTGGCGCTGGACTGGATCACCCGGCAACCGGTGCCGGGCCCGGCACGGTCAGGCGACGACGCTGCCCTGGTGGCGCCTCCCGCCGAGGAGATTGAGGTGCTCTGGCAACTGGCACGGATCGGGAACATGCGCATGATCCGGGAACGGGCCAGCTACCTGCAGGCGCTCGATCCGGCCTATGGGCCGTTCGCCGATCGCCTGGACGCGCTGGCACAGGGCTACCATTCGAAGGAGTTGACGGCCTTCGTCGCGCGCTGCCGGACCGAGAACGCGGCGCCGCCCGTTTGA